The Microcoleus sp. FACHB-672 region TTTAAATATTGCCGGCGAAGAAAACCGCTTAGTATTCCAAGGCGTTCACATGATATTTGACGGGAAACCGGATCGCCCTTGGAAGCCTGGAGAAACCCGGAAAAGTGAACTGGTTTTTATTGGTCGCAATCTTGACGAAGCTCAACTGAGAGAGGATTTTCTCAAGTGTTTGGCTTAGGAATTGCCGGCCAAGAAATCGTGGAACTGAAATGGCAAGGAACCCTTTCAGATTACGTCACTGCTATTGCGTGGTCGCCCGATGGCAAAACTTTAGCAGCCAGTTCATCTGCCGGCGACGTAGTTTTGTGGCAAGGCGTAGAAGCTGTCACAACCTTGCAAATGGGTGCCGGTGACTCGATAGATTCCCTTGCCTTTTCTTCAGATGGCGAACTGCTAGCGGCTGCCGGCCAAGATGGCACAGTCAAGATTTGGCGCGTGTCTGATCAGTTGCCCTTGTATTGCCTGGAAAACGCGCCGGCATGGGTTGACCGGCTGGCGTGGAGTCCCATCGGCAACCAACTGGCATTTAGTACCGGGCGTTACGTGCAAATATGGGATGCCGGCAAGGGAGAGATCGTAGCCAAGCTGAATTTTGAAGCCTCCTCAGTTTTGGATCTAGCTTGGCATCCCACCGTTGAATATTTGGCGATTGCCGGCTATCAGGGTGTCAAGATTTGGAACACTCAAAATTGGGAAGACGATCCCTACTCCCTGGTAATTCCCTCTGCAACTGCCGTCGTCAAGTGGTCACCCGATGGCAAATATTTAGCCGGCGGCAACCTGGATAAAACCCTCACCGTTTTAGAATGGGGCAGCCCTCATCCGTGGTTGATGCGGGGTTTTCCCGGCAAAGTGCGCCAGTTAGCTTGGTCAGATCAAGCCACCGAATTAGGTGCGCCTTTGCTAGCGGCTGCCAGCGCCGGCACCATTTCCGTCTGGGAAAAGCAACTGGAAGCAACTGCCGGCTGGGAAGCTTGGGGTTTAGAACTTCATGAGGGGGTAGTGGGAACCCTAAGCTTTCAACCGACTAGCTTTCTCCTCGCCTCAGCCAGTGAAGATGGCCACGTTTGTCTATGGCAAAAAGCTGAGGAACTCGCGCAAATTTTGGAAGGCGCACCGGCTGGGTTTTCTTGCTTAGCCTGGGACAGCCAAGGACACCAACTCGCTGCCGGTGGTCAAGAAGGCCAATTATTAATTTGGTCAAAATCCCAACCCGCCAAAGCTTTTGTCTGATTGCTTGTCCCCACTCCAGTAATTTCCAAAGGTAATCATTTCAACCCTCTTTTCCCTACCTATATAGGCATTAGGCTGCGACACCAAAAACAGTACACCCCCATGCCCATACCTTTAGGTTGGCGTAGCCTTGCCCCCTGCCCAATGTCCCATCCCCAATGAATTTATCAAACTATCCCTTTCTTAAACAGTTAGAATGCTTTAACCTCTTAAAGCTAAGTCGGTTCTGGTGGCTGTCACCAGACGTAAGGGGGAAAGTTCGGTGCCGAGTCCGACACTGTCCCGCAGCTGTGATGTAACCGCCACGGGTGGTTACTAAGTCAGAATGCCCACCGACTGCTGAAAAACCTGTTATCCATCTGCGAGGTACAGATGATAAGGATGAAAAGACGCTTGTTAAAACCTAGTGGATTATTCCTAGCCGGCCTGATCTTATTTTTGAGCATTGGCGCACCGGCACCCGCCTATGGAATGCACATCATGGAAGGCTTTTTGCCGGCACCGTGGGCGATTTTTTGGTGGCTAGTATTTATCCCATTTTTCACCTTGGGGTTGCGATCGCTGCACCGCATTACTAAAGAAAATCCGGAATTAAAATTACTTCTCGCCTTAGCCGGCGCGTTTGCTTTCGTCCTGTCTGCCTTAAAAATACCTTCAGTCACCGGCAGCAGTTCCCACCCCACCGGCACAGGGTTAGGGGCGATTCTATTTGGCCCAATGGCTATGTCTGTTTTAGGCAGTTTAGTGCTGCTCTTTCAAGCCTTATTGCTGGCGCATGGCGGTTTGACCACTTTGGGGGCAAATGCGGTTTCGATGGCCGTAGTCGGGCCGATAGTGGCCTCTGGTGTGTATCAGTTGGTGATGAAGGTAGCCGGTAAACAGAAAGTGGCAATTTTCCTCGCTGCAGCAGTAGCAAATTTAACCACTTACCTTGTCACTTCGGTGCAACTAGCCTTGGCGTTTCCCTCTGCAACCGGCGGCTTTGTGGCATCGTTTGTGAAGTTTGCTGGAATTTTTGCACTCACTCAAGTTCCTTTAGCGATCAGCGAGGGATTGCTGACTGTCTTGGTTTGGAATTGGCTTTCTAGCTATGGGCGTCAAGAATTGGAACAGTTGAAGTTGATTAAGCGGAGTGCTTAGTTAAGTTTTTGGTAATTGGGGATTTGGGAAAATTTTTAGTTATTTACTGTCTGAAAGGTTTTGAGTAATGCAGCAGAAACAAAAAGCTTGGGATAATTGGCTGTTGATTTTGGGAGTGGTATTTTTAGCGACGATGCCATTAATTTTGGTAAAAAATTCAGAGTTTGGGGGTGCGGATGGCCAAGCAGAGGAGGCGATTCAGGAAGTTCAGCCAGATTATAAGCCTTGGTTTAAGCCGGTTGTGGAGTTACCAGGGGGAGAAGTTGAATCGCTTTTATTTGCAGTGCAGGCTGCTGCCGGTGCCGGCGTAATTGGATATGTGATTGGCTTATACCGGGGCCGAGGTTTTCGGGAAGTAAAAAGTAAAAAGTAGAAAGTTAACTTTTCGCTTACTTTTTCTTTTTGCCTTTTTTTCATGCACCTTTATATCGATACGCTGGCTTACACGAATCGGTTGCGGTATTTGCCACCGGCACACAAACTACTGTTTGCGATTATCCCCCTATTTATCGCTTTTATCAGTCATGCGCCGGTGCAGTTGGCAGTGATAATATGGATGGCAATCTGGACAATTGGTTATGCGCGAATTCCAGTCGGAGTTTATTTAAAAATGATTGCCGGCGCTGGGGTATTTTTACTCATGAGTTTACCGGCACTCATGCTTAACATGACTTCAGTTAGTGAAATGCCGGCAATTCTTTCAGATCGATGGATCGGGATAGAATGGAGTAATTGGTATTTTTATATCAGTCACACCGGCACTCAACAAGCACTTGGAATTTTGCTGCGATCGCTTGCCGGGGTATGCTGTCTGTTTTTCATCCTTCTCACCATACCGTTTGTAGAAATTCTACAAGTTTTGCGCCGGCTGGGATGCCCAACCCTTTTAACAGAACTATTGTTATTAATGTATCGCTTTATTTTTGTGCTGCTGCAAACTGCCGGTGAATTGTGGATCGCCCAACAAGCGCGGAACGGACATCGCTCTTGGAGCATCACTATGCGTAGCCTAACACTATTAATTGGTCAATTATTACAGCGCACCCTCGAACGCTATCGGCAATATTCCTTCACCCTTGCCTCACGTGGTTTCACCGGCGACTTCCAAGTTTGGCATCCACAGCGCACTAGCCCCTCGCGTCGGTACATCCTAGAAGCATCCCTCGGCTGCATTGCATTACTCGGACTC contains the following coding sequences:
- a CDS encoding WD40 repeat domain-containing protein yields the protein MFGLGIAGQEIVELKWQGTLSDYVTAIAWSPDGKTLAASSSAGDVVLWQGVEAVTTLQMGAGDSIDSLAFSSDGELLAAAGQDGTVKIWRVSDQLPLYCLENAPAWVDRLAWSPIGNQLAFSTGRYVQIWDAGKGEIVAKLNFEASSVLDLAWHPTVEYLAIAGYQGVKIWNTQNWEDDPYSLVIPSATAVVKWSPDGKYLAGGNLDKTLTVLEWGSPHPWLMRGFPGKVRQLAWSDQATELGAPLLAAASAGTISVWEKQLEATAGWEAWGLELHEGVVGTLSFQPTSFLLASASEDGHVCLWQKAEELAQILEGAPAGFSCLAWDSQGHQLAAGGQEGQLLIWSKSQPAKAFV
- a CDS encoding energy-coupling factor ABC transporter permease translates to MKRRLLKPSGLFLAGLILFLSIGAPAPAYGMHIMEGFLPAPWAIFWWLVFIPFFTLGLRSLHRITKENPELKLLLALAGAFAFVLSALKIPSVTGSSSHPTGTGLGAILFGPMAMSVLGSLVLLFQALLLAHGGLTTLGANAVSMAVVGPIVASGVYQLVMKVAGKQKVAIFLAAAVANLTTYLVTSVQLALAFPSATGGFVASFVKFAGIFALTQVPLAISEGLLTVLVWNWLSSYGRQELEQLKLIKRSA
- the cbiQ gene encoding cobalt ECF transporter T component CbiQ — translated: MHLYIDTLAYTNRLRYLPPAHKLLFAIIPLFIAFISHAPVQLAVIIWMAIWTIGYARIPVGVYLKMIAGAGVFLLMSLPALMLNMTSVSEMPAILSDRWIGIEWSNWYFYISHTGTQQALGILLRSLAGVCCLFFILLTIPFVEILQVLRRLGCPTLLTELLLLMYRFIFVLLQTAGELWIAQQARNGHRSWSITMRSLTLLIGQLLQRTLERYRQYSFTLASRGFTGDFQVWHPQRTSPSRRYILEASLGCIALLGLEMLTGYR
- a CDS encoding energy-coupling factor ABC transporter substrate-binding protein, translating into MQQKQKAWDNWLLILGVVFLATMPLILVKNSEFGGADGQAEEAIQEVQPDYKPWFKPVVELPGGEVESLLFAVQAAAGAGVIGYVIGLYRGRGFREVKSKK